The genomic window CTTGCAACGGTTTTCCCCTGCCGGGCAGGGTATCGCGCTGCGGTAGGGAAACCGGCAGCGAAATCACAGTAAAGACCGGAAACTGCAACCCCACGGCGCAACCATCGACGTGGGGGATTTTCTATGATATGCGCTTCTTGTTCCATACATGAGAACATTTTCATCTAATCACTAAAAAGAAACTCATTGCGCTAACCAATCGTAAGCCACCTTTTTAATGGGGTGGGCGCTCGGTTGTGTATTCGCTGTGCAAGTAATCAATGATGAAGAATTATTGGCTTTGATAGGCTCAAGAAAAGCAAACAGGGAAGTAATGTCATGGCTGTTCTGGTCACGGGTGGGGCCGGTTATATAGGAAGCCACATGGTGTGGGCTTTGCTCGATGCCGGGGAAGAGGTCGTCGTCGTCGATCGGCTTTCCACGGGGTCGCGCTGGGCGGTCGCGCCGGCGGCGCGTTTTTATCTGGGTGATGTGGCGGATCGCGCCTTGCTCGACCAGGTTTTCGAAGAAAACCACATCGAGACCATCTTCCACTTCGCCGGGTCCGTCAGCGTTCCCGAGTCGATCAGCCAGCCGCTGGAATATTACGAAAACAATACCGGCACGACCCGCGCGCTTGTTGCCGCGGCGGTTCGCAACGGCATCCGTAATTTCATCTTCTCCTCGACAGCCGCCGTCTATGGAAACCAGCCCTTTGATGGCCCCGTTCCTGAAACGGCGATCCTGAGCCCGGAAAATCCCTACGGCCTGTCGAAACTCGCTTCCGAAATCATGCTGCGTGACGTCGTGCAGGCGCATGATTTCAACTATGTGGCGCTGCGTTATTTCAACGTCGCGGGTGCCGACCCGCAGGGCCGCGCCGGACCTTCGCCGACCGGCGTTGCGAACCTCATCAAGGTGGCATGCGAAGCCGCGACCGGCCGGCGCGACCGGGTGGAGGTTTATGGCACGGATTACCCGACCGCCGACGGAACCGGCGTTCGCGACTATATTCATGTCAGCGATCTGATCGATGCGCATATGCTGGCCATGGCGCATCTGCGCGCCGGCGGCGGTACACGAACGCTGAACTGCGGTTATGGGGTCGGTTATTCGGTTCTGGACGTCCTGCAGGCCGTACAGCGGGAATCCGCATGTGAATTCCCGATCATCCGTTGCCCGCGCCGCCCCGGCGACATTGCGGCCATGGTGGCGGATTCGTCCCGTATCCAGTCGGAATTCGGCTGGCGCCCTCGCTTCAACGATCTGGCGACCATCGTTCGCACCGCGCTTCAATGGGAAGCTAAGCGTCAGGCCCAGCAAAGCGACAGAATACCGCCGATGCGGCGCAAGCTGGCAGCGATAGGCTGATCTGCCTTTACGTCACGGGGCGTGGCTTTTCGGCACGAAAAGATGGGGCACCGGCCGATCCGTAAGGACGGCCGGACGAAGCCAACTGTTTCCGTCAAAAAAATCGCGTGTCAGCTTCACCCCTGGCGGTTCGTCGCCCGCCAGCAAAATCACGTTCAGGCGATGCGGTGCGGTTGGTTCCGGTTTGATGGAAACTGAAATACCGAAGTGCTGCACCTGATAGGGCTGCATCCTGCGAGCCGGTTCGAGCATGCTGGTGAGGTCAGCCCAGTGTGTTTGTGCGATGACCAAAGCGAGCATTTCCTCAAGCTTCGTTAAAATGGCGGCGCCATCCGGTGTCTCCGGCGCAACAGCCTTCATCCTGATGGAGCGAATGTCGCCGGAAGCCTCGCCCCTGATTTCAAGGAAAAGCGATGCACGCTGCGCCGGATCTTCCGCCTTGCCCGCGGCAAGGTCTGCCATGCACTCGAAATTGCGGATGTTCACCGGGCTGGCGTGCCAGCCCTGCGGGTTGGAAAAACCGGCGGCGGTAAAGCGATCGCAGAGGTCCTTGCCGGAAAGAACGAAGTTCCGGGCGAAGGATGCCCTATCGCCTGGCTGTTCGAATTTCAGCAGGTGCGGCGGCAGGTAAACCGTTCTGGCGGCAAGCTTCTGCCGCTTGACGGGTTTCATCTTCGGTGGCGGTTCGGCAAAGCGCGTGGCGGGCGCCAGATTGAGATAGGTCAGCAGGCTCTTGAGATGCTTCTTGTCATTGGCAAGCAGCACCGTCGCCCCTATGGCAAAACAGACGGCCAGCACCGCAAACAGCAGCGCGCCAGAGCTTACTCTCTTTTGCAAGCCTGCGTCCATCGCAAGACCTTAAGGGGCTGGGAGAAAGACCTCAGCCGGTTCCGATATGCCTTTTCGGGCGGTCGTTCGCCCGGTGAATATTATAAGGTGTGAGCGGAGGCTCTGAAAAATCTTTTGCAATTCACCGCCGAGATTTCCGGCGGTGCAGGTCTTTATTCGGCGTTGTTTTTGCCGCCGCCCTGTCCACCGGCGCTGCTTTCATCGTCCGCAACGGGAATGGCATAGGAGCCGTTCAGCCAGCGGGCGAGATCGAGCGAACGACAGCGATC from Agrobacterium tumefaciens includes these protein-coding regions:
- the galE gene encoding UDP-glucose 4-epimerase GalE — encoded protein: MAVLVTGGAGYIGSHMVWALLDAGEEVVVVDRLSTGSRWAVAPAARFYLGDVADRALLDQVFEENHIETIFHFAGSVSVPESISQPLEYYENNTGTTRALVAAAVRNGIRNFIFSSTAAVYGNQPFDGPVPETAILSPENPYGLSKLASEIMLRDVVQAHDFNYVALRYFNVAGADPQGRAGPSPTGVANLIKVACEAATGRRDRVEVYGTDYPTADGTGVRDYIHVSDLIDAHMLAMAHLRAGGGTRTLNCGYGVGYSVLDVLQAVQRESACEFPIIRCPRRPGDIAAMVADSSRIQSEFGWRPRFNDLATIVRTALQWEAKRQAQQSDRIPPMRRKLAAIG
- a CDS encoding DUF6030 family protein, which codes for MDAGLQKRVSSGALLFAVLAVCFAIGATVLLANDKKHLKSLLTYLNLAPATRFAEPPPKMKPVKRQKLAARTVYLPPHLLKFEQPGDRASFARNFVLSGKDLCDRFTAAGFSNPQGWHASPVNIRNFECMADLAAGKAEDPAQRASLFLEIRGEASGDIRSIRMKAVAPETPDGAAILTKLEEMLALVIAQTHWADLTSMLEPARRMQPYQVQHFGISVSIKPEPTAPHRLNVILLAGDEPPGVKLTRDFFDGNSWLRPAVLTDRPVPHLFVPKSHAP
- the yacG gene encoding DNA gyrase inhibitor YacG; its protein translation is MTNSTEGAGKVTPLRKTQPCPECRRPSTRENYPFCSDRCRSLDLARWLNGSYAIPVADDESSAGGQGGGKNNAE